The genomic region CTCTTTCTTCCCTCTCTTCCCTTTCCTCCCCTTTCCTCCTTTTCCTCCCCTTTCCTCCTTTTCCCTTGTTTTTCAAAAATATACGCCCTATATTTGCACTCCCGTTTCCGGACGGGATTCTTTTTGTTCTTTGCAACCTGTTGTAATTCAATATATAATCTCCTGTAAATTGTGGATACGTTAAGCTACAAGACCACCAACGTCAACAAAGCGACTGCGCAAAAAGGTTGGGTGGTTGTTGACGCGGAGAACTTGGTTTTGGGTCGTCTGGCGAGCCAGGTAGCCAAAATCATCCGTGGCAAACACAAGCCGAGCTACACGCCGCACGTCGATTGCGGCGACAACGTCATCGTCATCAATGCCGAAAAGATCAAACTGACCGGCAAAAAGATGACCGATAAAGTGTATGTCCGTCATACGGGTTATCCCGGCGGCCAGCGCTTCACTACCCCGCGCGAAATTCTCGCCAAGCACCCCATCCGGGTCGTCGAGCACGCCGTGAAAGGCATGCTGCCGAAGAACCGTCTTGGCCGTCGGCTGTACACGAACCTGTACGTTTATGCCGGTAACCAGCACCCGCACGCTGCTCAACAACCTCAAGAAGTAAAACTGGAACTCTAAGACGATAAGCGTTTAAGGTTTAAAGTTTAAAGTTAAAGGCGTAAGAGGACAGGCCAATTCTGAACCATCAGGCGCCGGGCGTTAAACGTTGAACGTTAGACGTTAAACGAAAAAATGGAAAGAATCAACGCATTAGGTCGTCGTAAAACTGCGGTTGCCCGTGTGTACCTTTCGGTGGGTAGCGGCAATATCGTGGTGAACGGCAAGGACTTCAAGCAGTACTTCCCGCAGGACGTGCTGCAAATCATCCTGAAGCAGCCGCTGACCACCATCAACGCCCCGGAAGGCTACGATGTGAAGGTCAACGTAAAAGGCGGCGGCATCACCGGCCAGGCTGAAGCGACGCGTATGGGGATTGCCCGCGCGCTCTGCGAATACAGCCCCGACTTCCGTCCGGCCCTGAAGAAGGAAGGCTTCCTGACCCGTGACTCACGCATGGTAGAACGGAAAAAGTACGGTCGCGCCAAAGCCCGCCGTCGGTTCCAGTTCTCGAAGCGTTAATATGGGTTTATGGTTTATAGTCAATAGTTTATGGTTACGGTTTTCAGTAACTCTAAACTTTAAACCATAAACACTAAACTCATTTTCGTCCAGACCGCACTTACTCGATGCCGACGTGCGGTGCTGCGTATTTCATCATTCATTATTCATTGTTCATTTAAAAAAATGGCACAAGTAGAATACAAAGACCTTCTGGATGCCGGTGTGCACTTTGGCCACCTTACCCGGAAATGGGACCCCCGCATGGCTCCGTACATCTTCATGGAGAAGAACGGGATCCATATCATCG from Tellurirhabdus rosea harbors:
- the rplM gene encoding 50S ribosomal protein L13 — protein: MDTLSYKTTNVNKATAQKGWVVVDAENLVLGRLASQVAKIIRGKHKPSYTPHVDCGDNVIVINAEKIKLTGKKMTDKVYVRHTGYPGGQRFTTPREILAKHPIRVVEHAVKGMLPKNRLGRRLYTNLYVYAGNQHPHAAQQPQEVKLEL
- the rpsI gene encoding 30S ribosomal protein S9; the encoded protein is MERINALGRRKTAVARVYLSVGSGNIVVNGKDFKQYFPQDVLQIILKQPLTTINAPEGYDVKVNVKGGGITGQAEATRMGIARALCEYSPDFRPALKKEGFLTRDSRMVERKKYGRAKARRRFQFSKR